The Pyrus communis chromosome 14, drPyrComm1.1, whole genome shotgun sequence sequence TTTGGATGCAAGGTTGGGGATCCGTTTGTCTTTGGAGAAGTATTTTGATCACATTATCCTGGAAAGTGATCCTCTTCAGTTACTGTAGGCAGTGGGTAGTCTCCGATAAGATCACTCCAATCTCAGCCCCGTGATAGATGACATTAAATATGGCTTGAGATCCTTCTCCAACTTCCTTGTCACTCACGCTCGACAGACATCTAATGTCGTAGCGCTTAGATTGGCCAAATTGACTTATTTTTTTAGCATAAATTCTTTTAGTTTGACGAGCTTCCGGTGTTATCCATGATGCATTAATTGATGTATGTACCGTTtcgtttaaaaaataaaataaaatattatgaatATTATGTGACAATTGGGATTGGCATATTTTGTGAAATCAAATCGGATGATCCAACTTAATCGGTTGTATGAAGAAGAAGTGCAAAATGACATTTTCAGATTGTCACTTATAACAGCTTTCAAAATAGAAACAAACTGGGTTGAATTGAGATTGTGATTATGCACCCAATCTGAAGATATTCTCTTATATGGTTTAGGGGTTTAACAATGGAGGTTATATATTGTaaattttgaatcaattatAGCTCTTTATTGTAACATCTTTACAATTTCTAAATCTGGAGATAATCGTTGATTAAAGGAATATGTACTCCTTTTTGCATCTAATTTCAAATCTTCTTCCCTATAACATCGTCTTCTTTTAATGAAGTTTTCGGTGACAAAGCAAAAAAATACATACTTCTCAATTGGCGTGAGCTCCACTTTAGACTCAAATCTTATATTAgaactcaaatttaaattttaatacgaCTCAAAAATCATACATGAATGTTAAGTTCTGAAGCATTATATTCAAATATAATCAGAGTCCAAAatttttcagtgcattgggaTAGCATGAACTGAGGTCATGTAATCCAAGAAATGAACCAAATCATCTTGCTTGCTCTGCACGGTAGCTACAGCAATGCCAAGTCTCATCATGAATAGGTGTTGATGCAATGGGACCAACCCTAATGGTCAAAGAAGTTGACAGATGACAGAAGAGCCGGTCGGGGGAACATTACATTTACCGTCCGGCCCAAAACTGATATGTTTCCtctcttttgactctcaaagcAGGCTCATCAGTTTGAACAATGCAGGGAAAGGTCAGCATCTTGGGCTGCAAATCTGAAATCCCATACTTCACCAATGTGGCCACCACACTTAAAATATTTTATCCCACACTCAATCCTCCCTCTCCAACAATAACTCTTCCTCACACACACTCTTGTACACTAACAATTAAGTTGTACGTGACAATCGAACGAGTGGGTAACTGTTAGTCGTTGATGAGTACGAGTATCACACGTATCTACCACTGACAATCACCAAGTACAACAACATTGTACTTGGCATACTAAAATTTTTGCTATTGGGATCAAAGATGTAGCCCAAATCCATACAACTGTTTGTCTTCCTTCCCAACCCAATAGTCCATACTTACGTCACTTTGCCCTTGCTCGTCATATACCTCAACACTCTTTGGGAACTTTTGTCAAACAGCATACACCATAACAAGCTTCTACGAAATTTTGGAACATATCGGTAGCAAAATGAGCGAGTAGGGGTAATAATCTTCACTCGCCCTTAAACGAATCCATCACAACTTAGACGCGCCATGAGCGTGGACTACTGTACTTTACATTCCTCTCAATAATGTGACTGAATCTAACCATGTGACAACATTTCGTACAAAATTGACTTTACCATGCGCCTGTTAACATATTCCTGAACACCACATTATTCAAATCCACAGGCCGCCAGTTCTCTCTCCCCACCTTGTCTCTAAACGCTTTTGCAGTTTTGCTACtacaaaacaaatttgaatctctctttttcttttgtcactGCATTTTTCATCCttcttttttcacttttttccaacttgaaagttgaaactcCACCAGACCAAAACcccactcactcactcactaaTTTCTTCCAATTTCAATCATGAAGTTACTAGTTTCTTCCCCTTCTTTTTCGTCATGCTCATCATCATCCACCACCACTGCTTTTGATGCAACAATGTGCAGTTCGAAAAGCGCCACCCCCGGCTGCATTGCCGGAATTTTGCGCAGAATTCTATGCTATGGTAGCTTCCCCACATACCCTTCTGACCACAtcacagaagaagaagaagaaaattctgTGGAATCTAGTTCCAAGGATCAAGATTTCAATTCCAATGAGAAAACAGGGGAGAAAACAGAGATCTCTGCCACTCCAAGCATGGTGGCAAGGCTGATGGGATTGGATTCAATTCCAGATGACAACTTGGTCAGCAGCCAATCAACCCAAAATTCAGTTTCACGCAGCAAATCGATGAATTCTGCTGACCGGTTCGATGGATGTGACTCAATGCAGCATCACCGGGTAAAGTCGAGTCAATCATTTAGAGAGATGCCTACATTTTTTGAGCTAGATAATGAGGAATTCTTTGTTCTCACCTTTGAGAGTGAGAGGAAAAGcaaggaaacaaaaacaaaagggagGAAATGTGAAAAGGAACAGAACGAAAAAAccgaaaacagaagaaaaagaaaggcagagaagaagaagcaacTTCAAGAAGGACAAAGCAGAAGGACCTTGAAAGATTTGAATGGGAGAGAGATGATGAGAAGCAGAAGCACTTCAGATAGAAGCACTTCTGATGAAGATTCAAAAAGTACTTCAATTGCTACAAAGACgatagagaagaagaagactaCATGTGATGTGCTTAAAAATGTAGAATCTGAGTTCAGCTCAGAAGATTTAACCCCGGTTTCGATTCTCGATTGTGGTCAATTTCTTGTTGATCCGGAAGTCCTTTCTTCAGGTTTGTCTCCTCAATTTTGTAGGCCATTTTTCAACTTGAGTTGCACTATTTGTTTCAGTCATTTGCAAATTATTTAAGTACGGTTTTAACTTTGAAGCAAAAATAGAATTAGAGGGAcgctaaacaaaaaaataaaggggtttctttaaacttaatattatatatagggATTAGCGTTTGTTTAGTGTTTTTGctgttatgttttttattttatttttttaattcggTGGTTAAACTACCTAGAATTACTCAAAAATTAGAGTCGATTTCAAATTGGTACTTGAACTTTGATCCATCAACAAACTCGTACAAAAACTCAGAAAACCCTACCCTTGACTACATCCATCAGCCAAACCCTACTCATAAATATTAAACCACCTAGCAGATGTGGGCGTAGCCGTGTGGCCCGTGTTAGCTAGAGGGAATGTGCTTCTCCCAtgtcttcaacttcaaatcTTCTCTCTGCaatttaaattagtttaaaataaaatatcgttatatgtattaaaattaatatttttcttgtgACAGAAGAAGATCCAAGTTTAGCCAATTCATGCAAAGAAAATTGTCCAAATGGTGATGCAATAAGAACAAAGACAAGACAAGGCAATCGTCTTGgaccaaagaagaaagaatttcaCAGAGCAAAGCATATTGGGATGTGGAGTGAGATTTATAGGCTGACTGAAGCTGAATTGGTCGGTTCAAATTGGATCATAAAAAACAAAGGCACGTGGAATTTTGAAGCTATATCTGCAGGCATTGGTGCAGATTTCGAGTCACAGATTCTTGGTCAATTATTAGACGAGCTTGTAGATCAATTTGCTGATTTTCCCATGGAAATTCAGAACCTGTAAGATGTACAACCTTTGTAAATTTTGGCatcaaaataaatcaaatcaaccaacaaaatattgtatttaTTAGAAGCATAGATTTTCTTCGTTCAAGCGATAGTAAATCtgtcttaattaaatttaaattatgaaGAGTTAGATTTGAACTTCGATGCAGAGGGATAGAGACATTATCTCAGTAGCATGAAGAATGTTTCAAACACAAGGGAATGTATCAATTAGTCATGTGATAAGTGTTGTACGACTTACCGACATATCTTAATTGTAGGGCAGATTCTTTCTCGAGCTTGCATTATAACGATGCTTAATTAATTCTTATCCTCTGTACTTAAAGTAGGAACATCTTCCCTTGGATTATTACGACTTAGCCACCAGGGTTCCAAGAGAGGCAGTTCCTGGTCAAGTAATTGAAGCAACAAATTTTCGTTTAAATTTTATGGTCAAGTTTCAAGAGAAATAACCTTGAGTTGGTAAACTAGAGTAAATAAATATTCATGGAGATCTCCATCAAGATAGAAACTTCGGCACGACTGCCTGACTAagataacttttaaaatgattaagaCCAGCGTGAGGTAGAGTAAGACCAAAATTTAGAGTCTTAAAGCTTTGTGTGAAGGAATGTTGGGCAGTCAAGCATCAATACATGCAAAAAATAAGTATAGCGGGATGACAATGCTTTGCTGAATGTGTGGGCATATGAACAAGGACATGATTAAGAATGAGGATATGTGAAGTAAAGTAGGAGTAGTCATAATTGAAGATAAGAGAAAATCATTCAAGGTGATTTGAACATGTGAAACAAAGACCTACAAATGCACTAATTAGAAAATACGATCATGAATATGGAGTACTTGAAGTTAACAGAAGATTTGGCATAAAATCGAGCACAATAACATTCTAAGATTCATACAATCAAACTTTGTTGTTATTCTGTCGAGGAAAAAATGCTTTcttgttttgaaaattaaaaggtgGGTGAATCCCCCCATATCAACCTTTATTAAGGGAGGTTTTTTATTAGTTTAGTAGTAATAAAGTAGGTAGTTTAACCTCAATCTAAAAGGGTACATGTGTTGTGATATTACTGTTTGAAGATGAGTGGGTAGAAACTTTAGAATATCAAATTCCCTGGATTTAAGGTATAGTGTTGATACTTGTGGGCCAAGGCATCTCTGGGTGTTGGGACTGAAGCCACTAATCCTTTCTTTATCTAGTGCTCATGCCACTAGCAATTACCCAACTCCTAAAAAGCAGATTGAAAGGTGGAAAAAGTACAGAGATTAGGAAGATTGGGAAGAGATTCACCTATTGGAAAGCCAAAAAGCAATATGCAGATTTCAGGAAAAGATCGATTAACGGAAGTGATTTTCACCCAATTTTGTCATCTTTACGCTCCAGTGTAGTTTTTAACTGTTAGATTGAATGAATCAAAAGAGAATCAACGGATATAAACGAATATGAGTGTGAAAAAAAAGGTGTGGAAATCCTTTTTTCGGTAAGTTAAAAAGTCTTAAAAGCTGGATACTTCTGATTGCACAAGATTGGGAGGTGGGTTAGGGGGAATTGTATTTCCAAGTTCAAACGGGAAGGAAAGGTTTTCCCATGTCATCGTGTGCGTACGTGTCACACCACACATCTCATCTCTCTTTCATCGTCTAATCACAAGATAACACATCTCATGTCTCTTTCATCATGTAATCATAGGATGAGAAATAGTGATGCACGAGTATAAACACTCGATGACACCCAAGATTCTCAATATCTTTCTGTTGACAAGTAAATGTAGACAGAAAATTCAGCATGATAAACATAAAGTTGGCCAAATGGATATGAATATTATGAATTTATGAATAATTCATCAGTGTAAGAGCTGGTGATACATATAAGGTTATACAGTCGACCAAAAACATCTTAATTAACTTGATAATTAATGATCTCATTGGGGAAAGGCTATCTCATGTTCTTCAGCATCTTTCAGCTTGAGTTTCACATGGAGATTACAGTGAAGACGAACTAATTAAAAGGAAACACTACGTACAGAACTTGCATTCTGCACTGACTTATCTCTCTTCTCCGTCGGGTTATTTCCTCTCTTCTCCGGTTTCCTTCAACCTACTTACGATGAATAcgataaaaaattttaaaatggctAAAGAAAATAACATAGTTAAACGTCAACGAAAAGAGCACTCCGGGGATTCATCAATTTAAGCCACCATCTGCTCCTGCTCAAAGTACAGCTGCTCCACCCAAGCGGGGAGCATTTCTGGACCTCCGTTGTTAGGGttatgctgctgctgctgctgatccTCGAAACCAAATTGCCCACGTTGTTGCGAGGGTTGAGGTCCATCCTTGACAAGAGATTGAACCCATGATACATCAGGTTCATCACCATGTGTTGGCATAGTGGATGAAGCTGTTGGGAAACTGCTTCCGTTGCTTCGGATTCCAAAAGAAGCAGATTTCCTCAGCTTGTTCAGCTCTTCCCCCTGCATACCCCAGTCTAATTTGCCTCCAGGTGAGCCCCAATCTGAAAGGTTAGAGGGCCTTAATGTTCCAAAATCAGCAGAAGAAGAAACTCCAGTGTTACGGTTGCCAGCACTACGCTCAATGAAACTCTGACTCCTGTTTGCAAATGCAGCTGACCTTGAACTAAAAACAGCAGCTGCACTAGATGCATCAACTCCAAACATCGAAGAAGCCCTTCCAGGAGAGGATGAGAGGCTGGCAGAGTAACTGGGACGGGCCTGCAGGTTCATGTTTTGGCGCATCCCAGTTGGAGAATGTAACTGGGATGCTGTTGAATCACGCGAAAGGCCATTAAATTGAGGCAAAATTGCAGGATCAACAGATCCAAAAATGTCGTCAAGGTTAGTAGGGTTCACTCCTCCCAGGCTATTCAATTCCCCTGTTCGATTCCCAGAGGCAGAAAAGGGCGATGCAGGAGACAAGCTATTGTTCCAGTTAGATGGGGACCCAGATATCTCATCTATCAAGCGTTGCTGCCTTCGGCGATCCTTCTCCAGGCTAAGCATGTCAATGTCAAAATCCATATCTCTAGCACTAAGAGTAGATTTCAACCTGCTACCTGGGAGCTGCAAGGTAGGGGGTGCAAAGTTTGGATTGTTTTGCCACATGAAACCACTCCTAGGAGAAGAAGGTCCAGTGGGAGTCATGGGCGGAGTTGACGTAGGAGGAATCATCATGGATGGAGAATTGAGGGAAAGTGGGGTAATTGACCCCATATCCAGAGAAGCACCACTGGCTGAGAATGACCTCGGAGAAGGCACAGCAGAACCTGTCGAAGCATACAAGGGACGAAGCTCTTCCGGCTTGTGAGCAAAGAAACATACCCTTCTTGTGCATCCTGTCTCGTCCTTACAAAGACGTGTGCGGTACTGGGCAGGGTGAAGCCAACATTCAAAAATACCATGTGCATATTCACAATCATCTCCCTGCCTGCAGGTCCCCTTTCTGAACTCCGGGCAAGGAACACAGCTGTAATGATATTTCCTTGGATCACGCCGCCTTGCATTTTCTCCAGGGTGGACAAATGGGCACTCTGTCCAGTCGTGTGAGTAAGCCCTAGAGCAAGGCTTAACCTTGAAAGTATACATTCTAAACTCATCTGTGCTATAAATCCCATTCTTGATATCTGGAAGAGAGAGATCAACAGGATACTCTTTCCTCTCCGTTCCATCTTTCGAAGCACGAGGAGTTGTAATCTCTTTCTGTTCTTGAGCTTCTGTCTCATTAATCATTTGCTCCGAGAAGTCAAAAGGTTCATCAATACTGGGAACACCCTTGAGCATGCCCTCCAAAGCTTTCTTATTCGAATTGAAGCTCGAACCATAAGCAGATGCGATCAAGTCACCAGCTTGGTTTCCATTAGCATCAAGAGCACTCGAATCAGCAGAAGCATCAAGCAAGAGCTTGACAACCTCTGCCGAAGCAGCAGAGCCACCAGCAACAGCACAATGAAGAGCAGTGGCTCTATCTGAACCGCAGGATCTATTAACATTAACAAGACACAATTGAAGAATATAATTCAACACGTTCTTGCTACCGAACATAGCAGCGATCATGAGGGGCGTCCTCTCCTCAAACCCCAACTTCTTCGATCCAATCAGCCTCCCGTACCAATAGCTCGCCTCATCAACATCATGACCCTCTTCTTCGACAGCCCTTTTGAACCCTTCAAGATCATCGCAGGCTGCTAGTTCAAGCAAAATCGAAAAGCTATACCGCATCCCTTCTTGTTTCTCACGCTCCATGACCATATCAGTGGAAGAAGGTTTCCTCTTGGAACCACTGCACATGGATCTCAAGACAGTCTCTTCCTATAAAAAGAACACATCAATTCAAACACCTTCTGTCAGCAAGATCACAAGCATGGGCACTTAATGGAGGAAAAAGATACACGAACAAAGAGCGAAATTCAATCATCCAaaggcataaaaaaaaaaaattcataaagatCGATTCGAAAAGGTGTGCTACGGATTtgatcaaaacataaaaattcaaactttggtGTCATCATTTAACCATATTATCAACACGCACATGTTACCCAATTTCAAGCAAAAACTGAAACAGAAATCTGTTACAAACACAGCCCCTCATAACAAATACACCCCCAACTTGTTTGGTTGCCAGGAAACTGGGAAAAGAAAATTCACAtacagctctctctctctctctctctctctctctctctctctctctctctctctctctctctctctctacccccTTCTAGTAAACCAATCCACAACTCAACTCTTACACAAATTCTTCTACTCCCAAACTTCTAATCCCAATAAATAACAAAACCCATCAAAGTAAAAGAGAACTAAAATTCAATTAAACTCAATTCTTTTACTTCTTTCTTCCAACTTTTTTAATCCccaacaaataacaaacaaacccatcaaagaaaaagaaccaaacTTTCATTCAGAACACCCATTTTCTCAagaaccaaacagaaaaatcaacaaaaacttccagaaaacaaaaacccaagtGGTATTACACACCAAATTATcgaattaaacaaagaaaacacacaaaaattaaaGAGCACGGGCATACCTTACTGCAGCAGAGAAATGATATACAAAGGGAGAAAGAACTCTCAGAGTTGCTCAGAAAAAACCCAACTCCTCCAACCTCCTCTTTTAACTCTACAAAAATACCAAACTATTAGCCAAGACAGAGACTTTTCGTTCCTTCCTTCTGAGTTTTTatggtttttattttctccaGTAAAAATAGAAGGAGCCTACTAAATATGCaagtgctctctctctctctctctctctctctccccccccaaCTTCTTTCTTCcagaaaatttttaaaaaaaaaaagcaaattaaaagaGAAGCTAATAAattcgttttatttttaaattccagTGGGTCCCGCCGTTTTTAAAATATCTAAGAGCTCACGAGTAGCGGATGGCCGCGTGTCGACGATCCTGTGGAACCGACCACACCAGAGTGATGTGTGCAGATTCCGGGACGGTCACCGCTCTTCGCCTTTTTGTCTTTACAAATGACGCGGCGATACCTCCACCGTCCGTTATCCGAGGAGGAAAAGAACCAATTCGCTTCTAGATCATCATAGTTTTTTGCCCACTGTCACTGAAACATAAACGACTGAGATATCTTATAGGTTGGTAATTTTGAATCAATGTGTTGGGAGGGGAGGAGATTCCTTCCAatcaattaataattttttaaaaacttcTTATTTGTAatcgttaaattaaattttaatgatttaaattaattaattggtggGTTCTGATGGGAGAGAGATGGGGATCTCTTCCCTGTTGGGAGTGCAGTTTTTCAACTGTAAGGTCGATGATTTGTCTGTCAGCGAAGGGTTGTGGAGACGGCCGGTGAGGCTATCGGTACAGGGTGGTAGTCGTTGTCCACCGCGCACTTTGGAATTCTTGGAGCCATCGACGAATGAGAGAGGCTCGATGCTTTTTCTAGAACCCTCGCTTTCGTTTCGCCTGCAACCtaataaatatttgaatttattaaattaaggaCGTAATAAATGGAGCAAAAAAGTCTTTTtcttcgaattttttttttctggtagataaatttggcaaaaaaaaaaaagtctaccATCGTGGGGCTCTCCCATTTAAGTTGTCCCCTTTTTTCTggactttttttaaaaaaaattaaattgaatggtTTGCAAATTGCCTTGTTTTCCACAATTATCTCAGCCTAATCATCGCCATCATCTTTAAACCATGTACTAATCTTCCTCTTAATTTACTCTTGCTTCATTACATATACAAGATTTTGCCTCTTAAGAGACGAGGTAAAAAGTATCATTTCTTGCTACATTCGAAAAACCGAGACCGGACATGCACTTTTGTTATTGCTTTTTTGGACGAGCGCATTTGTTATTATGGCCCAAtcatttctgtttcttttttttgaaaaaaaaaaaaagttgtaataaataaataggtTGAAATACACATGgtgagataaaataaaaattatagacAAGTTGTAATTGTCATGATTTAGTAAGTGCTCCAATTGTGACACAATTGAATTTAATCTATATGTAATTATTTTAGTCGCCAAGAATATATATGTCATTACAAAATCCAATCAATGATTTGATTCCTTACACGTGTTTGGatgcaaaaattattttagataGTTGTTAGACCCACCTCATtgtcttattttcccacccaTGTTATATTTACACccattataaaaaaattaaaatgttattttctcacccactattatttctaaaataacccttaatatatatatatatatatagaaataaaaaGTCACAGAGCTATACTTCAATTATATGATTCGACAAATCAAGATGACCcacataaaattttcttttacctCTTCGACAGAAACATAATCATCTACTTCTTCCAATAGAAACATCATcttctaagttcattctttttgttttctctgACTGAAAGGAGATGGGAAAGATGGGTTAGGGTTTAAGGGAGACAAATCGTCTAAACATAGCGTGAGAGTTATCATgcccaaacttttttttttttttattaaaaaaaaaaaaagtactgcAAAAGGGAGTAACTAAGGTCCTTATTAGTCATTTTACAAAttgacaaatttgtaattaaaaaattcataaaaatgtgGGTGGGAAGATAAGACATTAGGATGAGAATAACAGCTCTCTTattataaaatgacaaaattatatttttgtatatttgtgaatttttttgtctaattaacataaaataacaatgaaatttgaatgcAGAATTTAACGTGTGTATAGAAACATTAATATATAAATGAGGGATAGTAGTTAAAAAAATATGCTAGTAGTGGTGACGGTGACGGTGATAATTGGTACCAACTAAAAATCCTGGAAGTTCCAAATTTGTGCATCATATGCTACCAAGTTAAAAATAACGTTGTCCACAATAAGAGCATCCACATGATGATTGAGCAATACACATGAAGTTTTTGGAAGCAAACTAGGGCATAATTAACATAGAAGCTCAAGAGCCATCCATTTTTGTACAAAGTATGCACATAGAAACAAATGACACTAATACATGCATGTTACAATGACAAGAGACACAATAGACTTGTATTGGTAGCACACAAAATTCATTGTCATACAACGAAACCACATCAAGTCATCACCACTCAGCAAGACCATAATACTCATTTAAGGGAACCACAACCCACTAAAGGGATACAATCAACCTAGAATTCTCAAAACTTCTATTACTCCACCCTCACAGGGCCAGAAAACTCATTGTTGTCTTAGATGTGCTACTGGAGGCTTCTGAGAAGTCAAAAATAGGAGAGCACTCATCTTGAAGTGGACTTACTACTTAAATGTTTTCAACAGTTATCCACTCCGTACTTGGTTATATAGCATTTAACGTGAGCACATTAACTAGTACACCAGAGTTATAggaatcatttaatattttttaaaagccAGGAATATTAAGTTGAGTTGAAAGACAAAGAGCGAAGTGACAATTGATGACTAAGTGGACAAGCCCCATCTTATGGCTTGGTACTTTTCTTCAAAGCAAACTTTCCAACTTGAACCCAAAGACAATCGGACGGTCATCCTCCGATCCATGAACAATGGACAAATCAACGGCTCAAAGTGTGTCCCAAAAATCCAAAGCCAAATTTGACTATGCAAGTGAGAAAACGACATCAAATATTACGTGCAATACAAGATAAGCGGCATGTCGGTTTCATTTTATGTCGTTTACTTCGGTGGAAAACGACATCTTATGTGTGTGTGATCACTCTAGTTCAATCCTTTCAGCATCAAAGTTTTTAGATTCTAATTAGATATTGATACCTGGAACAGTGTATGCTTGTTTTTGGTCTcctcttgtttgtttgtttgttttggtttttttttttacggctATTATTCGTATTTTGAAACAGTATTGAAAAGTATTTGAATATTCTTTGTGAAAAAGCGACGTAAAGTAGTAGAATTTCATTTCACACAACGTTCCGACactaaaaattaattacttGTATGAACACGATCGAATTACCTATCTTTAGATGATAAAAGTAAGAAAAATTATGAAGAAAATCAGCTAAAAGGAAAGGGTAATTTcaattgtcctttttttttcagaaagtGAATGCATTCACATTCACTTTCTTCCAAAATCTCAattgttgttttttctttttcataaagTGTGAAGGGAAAGTTGGATGACAAACAATGCACAAATGTCATGTTACTAGAGGGACAGGTGTCACTGCTGTGTGtggtctttttttgttttggggaaaatttaaaaaacatggGGAGAAATGAGCAAAACAATGGAATGAGAGTGTAGAGCTCGCTTggaataatttttaaaataactgaaatcgTTTATagataaaatgttttttttgtttcaaaagcaatttaagaggtttttttttttaagattcacttgcattcttactaaaaatttattcaaaaaacttctttcttttttttttctttttttttttttttatcaaaaatgctttattttttttttaaaatagttccaaacgagtttttaaattttattgtaTTCCCTACCTTTTTTTATTGTGTACTTTAATGTTTACACAATTACGTTGAGTTCGGATCCGGACCCAAGTGTTTTGTTCCCCAATACAGAGGAGGGGCAGAGAGTTGTTCAGAGATCCAACCCAAAACATTGACTAAAGAGGCCCAAGCACATAAACTATGGGCTGCAAGACGTTGGTATTATGGTATTCCTAGCCCACTCTATGTGGTCTAATTTACCTACCTAAGACCTTTGCCAGAAACAGTGAGCGTGGCATCAATATATTGAACACATATAGGAATCACATCTTTATAGTAGGCCGGGAAATTTGAGCATGATACAAATTTATTGAACTCATGCGTTCAAAATATCAAACTCATGAGTGTGGTACAATATATTGCACTTACACTAGTGTGGCATTATTGTTATAAAAATTAAGCTTTAGGATGCCTGACTCATATATATAGGTATCACACTCACCTCAACCACTATGAAAGGCGTAACATTACGTTATTGCTTTGAGATACCAGCACTTTGACGTCTCAATCGCATGTATATAAGTT is a genomic window containing:
- the LOC137714994 gene encoding uncharacterized protein, giving the protein MKLLVSSPSFSSCSSSSTTTAFDATMCSSKSATPGCIAGILRRILCYGSFPTYPSDHITEEEEENSVESSSKDQDFNSNEKTGEKTEISATPSMVARLMGLDSIPDDNLVSSQSTQNSVSRSKSMNSADRFDGCDSMQHHRVKSSQSFREMPTFFELDNEEFFVLTFESERKSKETKTKGRKCEKEQNEKTENRRKRKAEKKKQLQEGQSRRTLKDLNGREMMRSRSTSDRSTSDEDSKSTSIATKTIEKKKTTCDVLKNVESEFSSEDLTPVSILDCGQFLVDPEVLSSEEDPSLANSCKENCPNGDAIRTKTRQGNRLGPKKKEFHRAKHIGMWSEIYRLTEAELVGSNWIIKNKGTWNFEAISAGIGADFESQILGQLLDELVDQFADFPMEIQNL
- the LOC137714993 gene encoding zinc finger CCCH domain-containing protein 66-like; the protein is MCSGSKRKPSSTDMVMEREKQEGMRYSFSILLELAACDDLEGFKRAVEEEGHDVDEASYWYGRLIGSKKLGFEERTPLMIAAMFGSKNVLNYILQLCLVNVNRSCGSDRATALHCAVAGGSAASAEVVKLLLDASADSSALDANGNQAGDLIASAYGSSFNSNKKALEGMLKGVPSIDEPFDFSEQMINETEAQEQKEITTPRASKDGTERKEYPVDLSLPDIKNGIYSTDEFRMYTFKVKPCSRAYSHDWTECPFVHPGENARRRDPRKYHYSCVPCPEFRKGTCRQGDDCEYAHGIFECWLHPAQYRTRLCKDETGCTRRVCFFAHKPEELRPLYASTGSAVPSPRSFSASGASLDMGSITPLSLNSPSMMIPPTSTPPMTPTGPSSPRSGFMWQNNPNFAPPTLQLPGSRLKSTLSARDMDFDIDMLSLEKDRRRQQRLIDEISGSPSNWNNSLSPASPFSASGNRTGELNSLGGVNPTNLDDIFGSVDPAILPQFNGLSRDSTASQLHSPTGMRQNMNLQARPSYSASLSSSPGRASSMFGVDASSAAAVFSSRSAAFANRSQSFIERSAGNRNTGVSSSADFGTLRPSNLSDWGSPGGKLDWGMQGEELNKLRKSASFGIRSNGSSFPTASSTMPTHGDEPDVSWVQSLVKDGPQPSQQRGQFGFEDQQQQQHNPNNGGPEMLPAWVEQLYFEQEQMVA